The following DNA comes from Methanothermus fervidus DSM 2088.
AATAATATCAATTCTATCTTTAAGAATGGCACAGTACAAGAATCTAAGAGTTCAAATCGTATAAGTTACGTTAACAGTGAAAAATCATATTCATGGACTTGTCCTAACTGTGGAGGACATTCATATCACATAGAAGAGCATATAGGATACGATGAAAATGGTAGTATAATTGGAGGTTCAAAATACCGTGTATGTGATAATTGCGGATACAAAGAGGAAATTGGAGTCGGTTAACAATGTCAAGAGACAACAGTGAACCACATAGCAAAGTTGATTAAAAGATCAAAGATAACTATACTTTCTTTTTGCATTTCTTATTTATCGTAGTTTATAATTTTACAAATTTAGAGTTTATGTGCATATTCTTCGTTTGCTCGTTTTTTAAACCATTCTACAAAATTTGGAAATGAATCTTTCTTTATTATATCTTTCACGTCGAAAACATGAAGATACGCATGTCTAGAAAAATATATTCCCAATCGTTTTATTTTATAATTTGATGGCATTCCATCAATGCCACCAATTTTGTAGAGAATATAGTAACCTATCAACTGATTAAAATAATCTCTTCTTAATTCAAG
Coding sequences within:
- a CDS encoding hypothetical protein (KEGG: hypothetical protein~SPTR: Q6UDW3 Erythrocyte membrane protein 1) produces the protein MKNIIFLALLVGVVIGLSIGFMSNNVNNINSIFKNGTVQESKSSNRISYVNSEKSYSWTCPNCGGHSYHIEEHIGYDENGSIIGGSKYRVCDNCGYKEEIGVG